The nucleotide window ATGCGGGCGTAAGAGGACACGTAAAACTGCACCCCCAGTTAGGGGAGCAGCCGTCGCTGCCTATCACGCGGTGGAGATGCTCCCTGGTGCGAAGGGCCTGGGCCATACCTTGTGTCGTTGACTGAATGCTGTAGTCGGATATGGTGATGTACGTCATTGTGTCCCGGTTTTCCTACGACTCCCCATAATCGcattaatattcttctctttgaaaatACATCAACCatatcttctcttctctttacattcattttctttcacccccacacttttaatttttttatccaaacacaaaattttaaaaacaaaagaattttaattgaaatatttaaaattcttagaatttaaaatttttaccctcatccaaacacactctaaaagAAATGTGGTAGAATTTTTACATCCAACagatataaaaaacaaacaactgAACAAGGTTTCCCTCAAGAGACATAGGCAGTGAAACACACTTGCAAATTCGAATAAATGGATAGAGCAGAAAATCAGTCCACATCCAATCCATAGTTGATTTGAGATTGAAATCTTGCAACTACCAACAGGCATTCGATCCAAAATCATTCATCTATAAATTCGTAAGGGAGTAACTAGAGAGCCTTGCCTCAAATGATTGGGTAGAAGTGATTAAACTAGAAATTTGAAAGCAGAATGCAGCGACCAGAAGCAGTGGCTGTATAGGAAATATCCACCAAAGATTTCAGAAATATCCTAATATAACTTTGATGCACATGTGGAGTGTTATTGTAGTTTGAATTTCTTTTAGAATGAAGAACAAATAAAGACGGAGAAGAAAGACCTTTTTATGATCCCCGGAGGTGTTTGTTTCAAGATGAAGACCAAATTTAGAATGAGGATGATAGCATCGCGTCCAAAGAAGATAAGCGTTTGAGAAGGTCAGCGGAATACGTAGTTTTGTATTCTTGTTGGATGTAGGCACGCTGGGTGAGCAAGTATGTTGATGACAACATCCAAATCCTGTAATTGATTCATTTGAGTGCCAAAATAATACAAGAAAGTCTTACCTTTGAATGGCATCGTCTCTCGGGGAAGGAGCAAGTGTCGCCATCCAAACGGAACCACTCCTAAACCAACTTTTTTAGATCTCTTCACTTTATCCAAATCTTAACTTCATAATACCCGTCAATAATTGATTTACTTTCTTTGTTATTCGTGAATTTAGAATActattttttagattattttgtttcatgccaaactatttatttatttaattaatgtatttttcaatttcaattaaaatatttggttaCTAAGtaagttattaaaaattaaaaatgataaggaAGATaagtaacataaaataaaatatctaaattgatggtatatttatttttaaataaatttttatatttttaagtatattaattatgtaaaatagaCGTTACTTGTTTGGTGAGTCAATTTCAATGTATATTAAAGTAGAAGGGCGAAAGTACGAGAGgggataattttttcaaatatggATGAAttgtaagattatttttataatgaaatcATAAAAAGCTGGAcgattgtattatatttttatactaaatttataaaaattgaatgatttctacttttttttaaattttttttatacaaaatcgtAAGATAATTAATGACTTCAaagttatctattttttaattatttattttgaaattataaaatattatacgactttaaaattatcctttatttttatttttaagttaatttttaaccactctaaattaattttaatttataattttatttaatattttatttatatttttatatatcattttatttaatatatttctatatttttgtatattattttattgagaCAACTTTAAAGTCGTGAGATAGTAGGgttaatgtttattatttagttataatGTTAAAGTAAaacattatattaaatataaaaatatagaaatatattaaataaaataatatacaaaatataaaaaatattcaataaaaataatataaaaatattaaataaaattataaattaaaactaatttagaattgttaaaaataaatttaaaataaaaaatttagaacgtcttttgaaattatataatgttttaagactttaaataattaattaaaagaaaatgaagaattttAAAGTCGTGAATTATCTTAcggttttatataaaaattatataaaagaagtaaaaatggTTCTCTTTTTATGAtttcagtataaaaaaaatctaatatttaataatttgattatcAGAAGTCGTTGAAAAACCTTATAACTTATcgttatatttgaatattaattgaaaatttgcaCTTTTGTACTTTGGCCAAATAGAAGAAGAGATAAGGAAATGAAGAGAAGTTGGGATAAGGACAAGAAAGGCAACGGTTGGTTCAAGGGgtgaagtcatatttttcgcCGCATAGGAGGCACGTGTAGCATGAATAGAGGCACAGCTGTCTTCTGGAATGttttatatatgaatgaatgaatgtttTGGTCTGTCATTGATCTGATCTGTATTTGGCTATTATGGTTTTGAGGGGAAAGGAGGCTTCCACGTTGATTCTGCTCCTTCTCTTCCCCTTCCGCAAAGGGACTACCATGCGCTTCGCCTTCAAGACCAGGAGATGGAACCACTTTCACTGACTACCTTCTCTTTCCAACCTCTCCTGGTCACACCCTTTTTACCCACTCTTGGATTCCTCGCTCTCCTGTCACTTCCATCAGGTGACTTGTTCTTCTTATTCATGGACTTAACGAGCACAGGTTCTTTCTatttctcattctcttccttttcttcttttcttctcttctcttctcttctcttcaatATATTCTCCAACAGTGGCAGATATACTCATTTTGCAAATCACCTCAATGCTAATGGCTTCAGGGTTTACGGGATGGATTGGCTTGGTTAGTAAGCCTCATTTTTACCACCTCATTATTAACCTTTACTgccattataatttataaacaatctattttctattttcctaTAACTCTTCTTCCCCTGTTGtcactttattttccttcaaattcGCCATCCTGCATCCTTCAAATTTGCAGCATTACGCAATATTAAATTGATTCCTCCTTATTATTTATTACCACCCCATtctctaatatatataaattcttttggggatcttttttaaaatctttttctcAACTCTGTTCTTTTTACACCTAGGCCACGGTGGAAGTGATGGGTTACATGGTTATGTCCATTCTCTTGATGATGCTGTTTCTGATATGGTATGTTTCCAAACTGTGTTCTACAAAAGTTTCGACAATGTCTAGATTAATGCTGTTGTGACAGGCACAGTTGGTAGgactaatattttaagaattgaTTATCTGATTGATAAAGAATTTTCCCATTTTGATaaacagaaaatatttttggagAAGGTTCTGAATGAAAATCCTGGGCTTCCATGTTTCTGCTTTGGACACTCAACAGGAGCGGCCATTACTCTTAAGGTAAtgctttttttacaaaataactaGTAAACGGAAAAGCTGAACAAGTATTAATTGATTTCTATCTTCATTTTAGGCTCTGCTTGACCCAAAGGTTGAATCTCGCATAGCTGGTGCTGTATTGACATCACCAGCAGTTGGTGTTTCCCCTTCTCATCCAATTTTGCTGGTGAGCATACTCTTATGTAATGATTGCGTCCAGTTTATCTATCTGAATGATTGTAGAAGGTACCTGTTGTTGACATCTTCATTGTTTTCAGGTACTTGCTCCTATAGCTTCATTTTTGCTGCCAACGTATCAATGTAGTTCTGCATATAAGAAGGGATCGCCAGTGTCTAGAGACCCAGAGGCGCTAATTGCTAAATATTCTGATCCATTAGTATATACTGGACCTCTTAGAGTACGTACTGGTTATGAGATTCTCAAAATTACAAGCTACTTGCAGCAAAATCTGAGAAAATTGAGAGTTCCATTTTTTGTTCTCCATGGCACTGCTGATTCCGTAACTGATCCCGTTGCTtctcaaaaattatatgtagaaGCCTCCTCAACTGATAAAACTATGAAACTATACGATGGGTTCTTACATGACCTGCTCTTTGAACCCGAACGAGATGCTATCACACAGGATATAATTCAATGGCTGAACAGTAGAGTATGAATATAAGTCGTGGCGTCAGTGAAAATATCATGAAATTTTTCAACCATTTGAAAATTGAAGAAGCACCTTGTCTGGGTGGATAATATCTGCCTCTTTgtagaggaaagaaatttcaagCTGAAGCTACATAAATCGAGgcattcttttatcttcaaattcTAAGACCATATATCAGCTTCTTTTATAGTTAGGATCAGATTTATTACTCTTTTCTCCGATCCAGTAGTTATCCAAGGAGCGCAGTAAGTATTTACCTTCAATtaggttttttttcctttgtcaaCTTTGTCCATAGAAAGTATGTACCATTTTCTTTGTGATGATTACTAAGCCATCACTTATTTTAAGTTTAGCATTTGTGCCAACCAACAAGTGGGCCAGTGCTTGCTCTGTTTAAATTATAACAACAAAGTTTTATATCATTTGGCTCGGTTACATATCGAAGTTCTAAACATGTTATTTCttatgtgactttttttttaatatactatcTATTTCATTAGTGTCTCCCGTGGATTTTTCTGTAttgagttttagtttttttcccCGATGACTTCATAGTCggtcctttctttccttttttaagaaatttcatAGTCCGCGGTCTTAAGCagctttaattttgttaaaacttcGCAAGCCCATGCATTGCGAGGAGTGTCGTTGAGTGCCTTAGACTACGTTTGAATTGGTAGTAAAACATGAAGCGGAATGAATTAGAATATATTATAATAGAGCATAATAGATtggaatgaaataaataaaaatgccaCTCTATTGTTTGGATATTTCATAAtggaatggaaaaaaaataattcatttcatTGTTTGGGAAAAGAATGGAACGGAAAGAGCTATATTGTAATTCCTATactattcttatttattttatat belongs to Glycine soja cultivar W05 chromosome 5, ASM419377v2, whole genome shotgun sequence and includes:
- the LOC114413751 gene encoding monoacylglycerol lipase-like isoform X1 gives rise to the protein MEPLSLTTFSFQPLLVTPFLPTLGFLALLSLPSGDLFFLFMDLTSTGSFYFSFSSFSSFLLFSSLLFNIFSNSGRYTHFANHLNANGFRVYGMDWLGHGGSDGLHGYVHSLDDAVSDMKIFLEKVLNENPGLPCFCFGHSTGAAITLKALLDPKVESRIAGAVLTSPAVGVSPSHPILLVLAPIASFLLPTYQCSSAYKKGSPVSRDPEALIAKYSDPLVYTGPLRVRTGYEILKITSYLQQNLRKLRVPFFVLHGTADSVTDPVASQKLYVEASSTDKTMKLYDGFLHDLLFEPERDAITQDIIQWLNSRV
- the LOC114413751 gene encoding caffeoylshikimate esterase-like isoform X2, with amino-acid sequence MDWLGHGGSDGLHGYVHSLDDAVSDMKIFLEKVLNENPGLPCFCFGHSTGAAITLKALLDPKVESRIAGAVLTSPAVGVSPSHPILLVLAPIASFLLPTYQCSSAYKKGSPVSRDPEALIAKYSDPLVYTGPLRVRTGYEILKITSYLQQNLRKLRVPFFVLHGTADSVTDPVASQKLYVEASSTDKTMKLYDGFLHDLLFEPERDAITQDIIQWLNSRV